From the Leptospira congkakensis genome, the window CCCTAAAGACAAAGCCGCAGCCATTTGTGAACCGGTAGAGATGGCACCAGCAGCGATCACCGGTAGTCCTACTTCTTTTTTTAAATAAGGAATGAGAGCAAAAGGGGTAATGGCTCCAGCATGCCCGCCAGCTCCTTGGGAAACAGCAATGAGAGCATCGGCTCCCGACTTTGCTACGATGTTCGCATGTTTCAGTGTGGTCACATCACAAAACAATGTGGATCCATTGGATTTGATTTCTTTCGCAATGGTTCGTGGAGTTCCAAGACTCGTAATGATGAGTTCTACTTTTAAATCCATAACCACTTCGAATTGTTTTGCCCAGTTCGGGTTGTGTTCTTTGTGTAGGATCAAATTGACTCCGATGGGTTTTTTGGTTTTGGAACGAATTTCAAGGATTCCTTCCCGCAATTGTTCTGGCGTCCTGTAGTTCAAAGACGGGAAACAACCAATCCCCCCAGCCTCGGAAACTGCCACCACTAACTCCGGATAGGATACGAGGAACATAGGTGCTGCGATGATCGGTAGATCAATTTTCAACATTTCACTGATTTTTGTTTTGATTTTCATAAATCTCCTGTTATACGATTATGGTTGAGTCGGTTTTGGAATCAGATTGGGCATTTCCAGAGGGTATCTTCCTGTACGAGGAATACAACTCATCGCAAAACCTTGGATAATGTAACAGATGGAATCTTTAGAAATACATTTTAAAGATTTCTGGTATTCTTGTCCGTCAATGTCCGTGGCGATGGAATAACATTCCAGTTTGTCTTCCACGAATAGTTCTTGGGGAGTTTTCTCTTGGGCCATAAGCGCCGTAAGAGACAATAATAGAAAGGTGAGTAGGTAAAAAAATGATAGGAATCGATTGCGATTCATTGAACGTATCCTGCTAGTCCTATAGGAATCAAATTTTGAAAGAAGTCAAATCATATAAATCGATTCATACTCTCTTACGGTTTGTTCTTTATTTAGGGTTTGTGATTTTCTTTTGCGGATGTTTGGATTTACATTCGGAAACCAAATCGGATGAGAAATTCCAACAATCCATTTATCTATTGGATAGGTATTATTTTTGGTCTTTAGAGGAGATACCAGACCCAAATTCGATTCCAAACAATGTTTGGCGAAAATTGGAACCCAATCAGTTGGGATTAAACCCACAAGAGAATCAATTTCTCTATATTAAATTTAGTGATCAGTTTGTTAGACAACTGAAAATCCCTGTCCTTTCTATTGGGATTGCCTTGGAACAATTTAAACTTTTTCAAGGAGAGGAGTTGATTTTTGAATCAAAACTTCAGGATCATATTTTTCCTTATATCATTCCACTCCATCAAAACCCTTCTGGTTCCATTATCATCCAGTTCCAATCAAGATACAAAAGTTTTATTGGAATGGATCGTGAAGTATATTTTAAAGACCATTCGCAAGCTTTAGTGGATTTGTTTTTAGATAATTTTTCGGAAACTTTTTTTGCTCCAATACTCCTTATCCTTTCTGTTATTTTTTTTGGATTTTATTTTTTAAGAAAAAGGGAAATTATTTTTCTTAATTTTTCGATTCTGTTATTTTCTGCCTCATTGATTGAAGTTTTGAATGGTTTTGTTGGTTTTTCATTGAGTCAGTTTTCTTATTTTGTGATACCACTTACCTTTTTTAATTTTGCATTTTTTCCTTTTGCCCTTTTATTATTTTTAATTGGAATTTTTCCTCCATTCTTTCGGAATTTATTTAAGATACTCGCAGCTCTTCATCTATTTGTATTTTTTATCTCCCTAGTGAATAATTATGAAAATGGAATCTCTTTTCTTAATAGTGAAAATGATTATGATTGGATCATTATTTTTGAAGGGATTGTGGCAATTTTTTCTTCTGTTTATGTTTTAATCAAAGGAAACAAAAATCTTCGCACCATTACTTTAGGATTACTTTTCATCGTTGTTGGCGGACTTCATGATATTTTAGTGGATCTTGAATTTTTAGATTATGGTGTTCGACTCATCCATTATAGTTTTATAATGATGATGGTATTGTTTGGGTTTTATGTTTTCAAACATTATTGGCAACTTCTACAATCCATCAGCCGGATGAATGCCGAATTACGAAATAAAAATAAAGAACTACAAAGGTTAATCCAAATCGATAAGGATTTGGCTTTGGCTCACGC encodes:
- a CDS encoding PP2C family protein-serine/threonine phosphatase yields the protein MKEVKSYKSIHTLLRFVLYLGFVIFFCGCLDLHSETKSDEKFQQSIYLLDRYYFWSLEEIPDPNSIPNNVWRKLEPNQLGLNPQENQFLYIKFSDQFVRQLKIPVLSIGIALEQFKLFQGEELIFESKLQDHIFPYIIPLHQNPSGSIIIQFQSRYKSFIGMDREVYFKDHSQALVDLFLDNFSETFFAPILLILSVIFFGFYFLRKREIIFLNFSILLFSASLIEVLNGFVGFSLSQFSYFVIPLTFFNFAFFPFALLLFLIGIFPPFFRNLFKILAALHLFVFFISLVNNYENGISFLNSENDYDWIIIFEGIVAIFSSVYVLIKGNKNLRTITLGLLFIVVGGLHDILVDLEFLDYGVRLIHYSFIMMMVLFGFYVFKHYWQLLQSISRMNAELRNKNKELQRLIQIDKDLALAHALQKSLLSPKYNEDERIRIIGFSQNLESVGGDYFDHTKDSMGNWAILMADVSGHGISSAMVAAMSKMAFVGASAYLQFPSRVFHSMNRHLVGKTKNLFITASYVFIDTESYTATFSNAGHPGFFLIRNSEPDIIHLNVKGKPLGLFSHIPYAEEMVKLEPGDKILLYTDGIFDLLNEDGDSFGEERLKALLWDNRYQKFQDLAKVVQDSLFKFSVGWKYQMDDLSFLLVEIK
- a CDS encoding NAD(P)H-dependent flavin oxidoreductase, whose product is MKIKTKISEMLKIDLPIIAAPMFLVSYPELVVAVSEAGGIGCFPSLNYRTPEQLREGILEIRSKTKKPIGVNLILHKEHNPNWAKQFEVVMDLKVELIITSLGTPRTIAKEIKSNGSTLFCDVTTLKHANIVAKSGADALIAVSQGAGGHAGAITPFALIPYLKKEVGLPVIAAGAISTGSQMAAALSLGADAVYIGTRFIATPESRAQNEYKQMLIDSNPDEIVYTEKISGIPANWLAKSVERSPEILEDGPKKIAAGHAGGEKAIEQEYKRWRDIWSAGQGVAQIEEVKPAGEIVKEIASEYLATLNNLPR